Proteins found in one Paucidesulfovibrio gracilis DSM 16080 genomic segment:
- a CDS encoding NAD+ synthase → MKIGLLQLNPVVGDLEGNAQRIQLAVEQAQSSGAQLCVTPEMALLGYPPRDLLLYPEVIRRAQRVMLNLAIALEDAVPVIVGAPEANLSGVGKPMFNSAYLLMEGEIVRTFRKTLLPTYDVFDEARYFESAESCSGGAHPRNTFRFMDKRIGVTICEDAWNDKDFHAIRTYHNDPVERISKEPLDVVINMAASPFSVGKQQMREAMLGAVAKKHHFPMVYVNQVGGNDDLVFDGRSMALDKKGELFARASGFNEETMVVDLGNREGRLDSDDFCPESETYRALVAGLRDYLIKSGFSRAVIGLSGGVDSALTAALAVHALGRGNVMGVLMPSPHSSQGSIDDSLELAKRLGIRTYTLPIDNLMDCMQTTLEKPFTGYEPDVTEENIQARLRGNLLMAISNKTGSMVLATGNKSELSVGYCTMYGDMAGGFAPIADLPKTAVYRLASWMNREFSEPIPQPILEKAPTAELRPDQSDQDSLPDYTTLDAILHLHIEERLARQEIVSQGFDAEIVNQVLDMVKKAEFKRHQAVPGVKIQARSFGSGWRMPVACKNPL, encoded by the coding sequence ATGAAAATAGGTTTGTTGCAGCTCAACCCCGTGGTGGGCGACCTGGAAGGCAACGCCCAGCGTATTCAGCTGGCCGTGGAGCAGGCTCAGTCCTCGGGCGCGCAATTGTGCGTGACCCCGGAGATGGCCCTGCTGGGGTACCCCCCGCGTGATCTGCTGCTCTATCCCGAGGTCATCCGCCGCGCCCAGCGCGTGATGCTCAACCTTGCCATTGCCTTGGAAGACGCCGTGCCTGTGATCGTGGGCGCGCCCGAGGCCAACCTTTCCGGCGTGGGCAAGCCCATGTTCAATTCCGCCTATCTGCTTATGGAAGGCGAGATCGTGCGCACGTTCCGCAAGACCCTGCTGCCCACCTACGACGTGTTCGACGAGGCGCGGTACTTTGAGAGTGCGGAGTCGTGTAGCGGCGGGGCGCACCCGCGCAACACCTTCCGGTTTATGGATAAGCGCATTGGCGTGACCATCTGCGAGGACGCCTGGAACGACAAGGACTTTCACGCCATCCGCACCTATCACAACGATCCGGTGGAACGCATCAGCAAGGAACCGCTCGACGTGGTCATCAACATGGCGGCTTCGCCTTTCAGCGTGGGCAAGCAGCAGATGCGCGAGGCCATGCTCGGCGCGGTGGCGAAGAAGCACCACTTCCCCATGGTCTACGTGAACCAGGTCGGCGGCAACGACGATCTGGTCTTTGACGGCCGCAGCATGGCCCTGGACAAGAAAGGGGAACTGTTTGCCCGGGCCAGTGGATTCAACGAGGAAACCATGGTTGTGGATCTCGGCAACCGGGAAGGCCGTCTCGACTCGGACGATTTTTGCCCGGAATCCGAAACCTATCGCGCCCTTGTGGCGGGATTGCGCGATTACCTGATCAAAAGCGGGTTCAGCCGCGCCGTGATCGGGCTTTCCGGCGGAGTGGACTCGGCCCTGACCGCCGCCCTTGCGGTACACGCCCTGGGACGCGGCAATGTCATGGGCGTGCTCATGCCTTCCCCCCATTCCAGCCAGGGCAGTATTGACGATTCCTTGGAGCTGGCCAAGCGGCTGGGCATCCGCACCTACACCCTGCCCATCGACAACCTCATGGACTGCATGCAGACCACGCTGGAAAAGCCGTTCACCGGGTATGAACCCGACGTGACCGAGGAAAATATCCAGGCCCGGCTTCGGGGAAATCTGTTGATGGCCATTTCCAACAAAACCGGCTCCATGGTGCTGGCCACGGGCAATAAGAGCGAGCTGTCCGTGGGATACTGCACCATGTACGGAGACATGGCCGGAGGGTTCGCCCCCATAGCGGATTTGCCGAAAACCGCGGTGTATCGCCTCGCTTCCTGGATGAACCGCGAGTTCAGCGAACCCATTCCACAGCCGATTCTGGAAAAGGCTCCCACCGCGGAACTGCGCCCGGACCAGTCCGATCAGGATTCCCTGCCGGATTACACCACCCTGGATGCCATCCTGCATCTGCACATTGAGGAACGGCTCGCCCGGCAGGAGATCGTCAGCCAGGGCTTTGACGCAGAAATCGTGAATCAAGTGCTGGACATGGTCAAAAAGGCGGAATTCAAGCGGCACCAGGCCGTCCCCGGCGTGAAGATCCAGGCCCGTTCGTTTGG